The genomic window TGGTGCGTGCATTATATTGGTCATTGTCAGCGAGTGATCAGGTGAAGGGAACCTAGTCAAGTGATATTTTTGTCCATGGTCGTTCATCGGAAGCAAGTCCATGGAATTAATGACGGCTAATTTCGGTTCTCATGTCCCAGTCAATATGCAGCGCAAGTAAATGAGAGCGATTCATGGGCGTGCCAGAGAAAACATCCAAGGCTTCAAGTGAGTTCCTGAAAGCGAATGTAGGGTGTATCTCGTTTTGAAAAAGTCAAGTTTTATAAGTTTTGATTGGcgattagtcaaattatatgtatatttaatACACATAAGTTGGTttaatagatttgtatttcaaaatactttttaatgaaatattgattttatagcaattggTAATATACTAGCGCATCAACCCGTGCAACTGTACATgttagaaatttagcttacggctgaattgtagatatttgtgttaataatagTTGTATGCTAAAATATATCaactatttatttttaaatattagaatatataatatataaatattttttcataatattggaatcatttttatcatttgtgaatagatctaatttataattttcattttatgtgttatacaaattgatttttatttgtttcttgattttttgaaattattattatttttaatgtcgtcaccgtatctcatattattttttaaaatacattataaattctttgatattatttttgtgtgataatccgtaatatgtttgcgttatgttgttttaattttgtaatgtttgattataattgatttggaaaagtgtgttgattgctaacgtaactaagttagAATTTGTTAACTTAAACTTGTTGAACAAATGGTATCTACAAccaaaaaaaggaaggaaaagtaAGGCAAGAATTAGTCTTGGagctggactctatgatttgttttttaatcttttatgttgtttcgtctggttgttgatctatggttatagttagtcaatcaattaattcaACGGTTGaatattttacttttttatgagaatttataggatttttttagGATTAACGTGGAAGCACCAAAAGAAACCTTctattagtaaatataagattgtaagagaaattaacGTTTAAAGTTTATTTTCGATGGTTTTTTCGAAGCAAGATACGACTATATTTATGGACGGAGAGAACCCCCTAATCTTTGTGATAGATACtgtatttcttttctttgcagCGAGTCAAACACAGCCTAAAAAATTCATGTACGAGGAGTTGGGGATATGGTCGACTCGGTCTCctgctggcctggcctggcctggcACGTGTGACATTGAGTGTGCCACTTGGGCACTCCTGATGGCGCCCTTTCGTTGCCCTCCGGTTAACAAGTGGCGCGCACACGGGGCATATGCATGCATCCACCCGTGACAGCATCCAtcaactgcatgcatgcagcgcTAGATAGCTAGCTGGCCAAATCGTTTCGAGAGTTTGAGAAGCAAGGGcttcaattttttaaatttttatttctttagcAGTGGTGTTTTCCGTAACCATAAGCGATCGAGGAAATTAAACATGCGCGGATGAGCCTAGTTAAGGCAATAATAATCTATGTACAAAACGGGTATGTGGTGTGATAAATCCCTTTCGATATATGAGACAATGCAGTGTTTAATTTGGGTCGAAAAGGAGAATATTCCAAGCCCTTGCGCTCAAGACCGCTCATTTACGTCGATGAGTCAAGATCATGCGTTAGCGTGCATTAAGTAGAACCATTAAGCAGATGAGTTAGCGTGCGCAAGGACATGCCGATCACATTTTCCGTCGAAGAGAAAAAGATTAGGTTGTGCTTTGAGCGGTGCATGCATCCGTTGATGGCTGCAGAGAGGTGTTCAGTCAAGGCACTCAAGAAATGCTAATTTGCCGAGCCCTTGACCCGCCTGAAAACTTGCAGGAATGGACAGCACACACCTGAAAACCTCCAGAAATGGTTAATTATCGACGAGTTTGTCATGATGAGCACAAGCATATTCGTGTGGGTGCAATGATCAGCAGCATCTAATTATAATCAGAGCACGGAAAATTCAGCGGTAACGACCTCGACAAGATGTGTGTACGCAAGGTAAGCGACGACACTGGGATATAGCTGGATCGGATGAGATGACCACAAGCACAAGTGACAAGAGAGAAAGCTTTATTTCGGCAAGCTTTACTAGTTTGCTATCGATCTTTTCGGCATCGGATACGACGTTCACCGGTACCCCATCATCGCATTCACAGGTGACAGGTGGTAGTAGTAGTGCCGGTGTGATAGATGCATGCACGGCGGAGGCAGCCGGACCCACGGCCGTAGTAGTGGCTGCAAcgcggagggagggagggaggcgtcCTGATCCGAACAAcatgccggccggccggccggaaATGCGAGTCAAAAGGTCAATCGATCGATCGGATCGTAGGCGTGGACGGAGGGGATCAAGTAAGCGTGAAGTGAGCTGAGCTTTGCTGGACTCAGCTGAGCTCACTACTGGCTTGTCCAGCACTGGATAATGTTAAAAGGCTTAGGCTGGCTATCTGTATACAATATATACTAGGATGGAGAGGCCCATGCAGCGCTAGCTGCAGCAATGCAGAAAGCAGGGGAGGTGCTAGAGGACTGGGACTTTCGCACCTACCAGTTGACTGGCTGTTTATACTCCAAGATGGTAGTGCATGGTGGTGTGCATGCAAAAATACAGAAAAAagatttgttttattttattttgaggGAAAATACAGaaagaagattttttttattttgagggAAAATACAGaaagaagattttttttattttgagggAAAATACAGAAAGAAGATCTTTTTATTTTGAGGGAAAATACAGAAAGAAGATCTTTTTATTTTGAGGGAAAATACAGAAAGAAGATAAGTGGGGAAAACTGACTCAACTGAATTCCAAGCCGAAATCCAGCGGTTGAATGGGCTGCTATTTTTACGTGAGGCAGTTCTATTCTATGGGATGTTAAcagtggaggcccaatccagcaCGTTCATACTTTTGTTCCCGGCGGACAGTTTAGGCCCATTTCTTGTCCCACGCGTCCGGCCCAAAACTCATCACCAAAAACTCTCGTCTTCTCACGCCtactacgccgccgccgccgccgccgccgcgcacaGGAAGGTCTCCAGCCGCGGCATCGCGCTGAGTCGCTGCATCTCTGCTTTTGCACGATACAGCAAACCTCCGGGAGGCTAACTGTAACCGGTGAGTAGTGTTAATCCGGCCGGGCAAGTTTGATTACACGCCGGCCGAAAGAAAGACAGGTAGTGGTGTGGTACTGTCGGGGTTTGTTAAGGTACAATTCGGTAGCACATATGGTAATTGGGGAGTAGTTCGGAGCAAGTAGTGAGCAAGACGAAGAACACTTGGGGGTTTAGCAGTTCAGAGAGGGGAACGGAGATACATGCTGTGCTACTTGTCCTCTCCTTCTGCCTTGCCCTCTCATGTACACACGCCGACTTGGGCCTCAACTCAGGAACAAGCCCATTTAGGATTGGAAACGTTTGGATTGGGATTGGACTATCGGTTGAACCTTCTGGGCTTGTCCGTGGCACCGTCCTGGTCATCAGCGTTAACAGGGTTGAAGGGAGGAGCATGAAGGTGCAGCGAGAGTCCATGACCATGACAtgagtgctgctgctgctgagtgGCGTCGGAGTCAGAACCAGCCCGACACCGACATCGATCACTCCTGTCCGCATTTGTCGGTTCGCGGCATCTCGGTCTGCCTATCCTAATCCGAGTGAGGAGTGCGGTGGGGCGGCCCCCGGTTTTGGCTCACTCTGCTACCTACAGTCTGCTGActatgagagagagaagagagagaggaaattACATTGATTGGACACAGCTGCATGTGCCTCATGCTCCCGCCTGAAACGGATGCTACCTCGCGCCATCTCCCAGCGATTCATTTAAATACCAAGAATAAGAATTGTCATAACCGGCAGATCTCGATTTGTCATTCCATGTGAATCAAGCAAGCAGTATGTATGGCTCACATGTCATCGCGCGGCACGAAAATCCGAGTCATCCCTGCAGAGATAGAGTTGTCAGTTGTGTTACCAGCATCGTTGGCTTCTTCTTGTTTCTGCGTGCCGCCGCCGAACAGAAGAATCCCACGGTATCATGAGCGGCGATTTTACCTCTATCGACAGAGATGTTTCCTTGCTACAGTATCAATGAATGCAGGGCAAATGTTACTGCAGCTAAAATTAGCCCGTGGAAAACCTAGACCATGCGTTTACCAGCTAAACAAAGTAAAATCACTTGCCTGATTCAAATGTCTAAACAAAGTAAACGTGATTTCCACCCCATAAACCACACGTGGATTTCGAGGCGCCAAGTCGTGCGGTGCCTCTGTTCCTccaaacaaaattgtgaagagTGAGATACTATGGTAAACAACACAGAATTACTGCCTGTTTACTGTGGTAAAAAGAAAAACTCACTTTCGCTGTAGCGGGCTCGCCCGCCCTTGAACAGAATCACATTTGCCACGCGCCCCCAGGCTAGTACCCAAGGCCGTATCCATAGCTAACCTTCAGTAccgaaaaacaaattttatataaccCTATCATAGAAAAACTCTCTCTAAtaatatgttttcattttttttatcttatttttaatcTAACCATTAGATTAAATGATATAGGTAGAATCTTATAAGgatatttttaaatatgttaCTGTAGAATTTATTTCCTCCTCGTGAGGCCCAGCTTCAATCTTATCCACAACATATATATCCACTCAGCACGCCTTTTAGTTACCGCTGTAAAAAGCGGTCCACATCAACCGCTCGGCGCCGATCCGTCCATCCACCGCACGCATCCAACGGCTCGCGGGAGAATCACCGCACGCAGAAGCCGTTGCGGCGACAAGGGGTAAAAAGCGTGCCCTTTTTTTCACCCTCTAAAATGGGCGCTGTTTTGCTTCGCCGCATCTCCCCGTCCGCCATTGCGTCGTCTCCTCTTCTCCCGTTTCGTCTCTAAGTGCTTTCTCTCGACCTCCATCGCTGCCGAAGGATTCGATCCGAGTCGACGAGGCGGCCATGGCCGAGGCGTTGTGCAACGGTGTAGTGGCGTCGCTGTGTGGTGGGGACGTCGGAGCCGGCCGGCCGAGGGGCGCCGCGGAGCCTGTGCCGACCGGCGTCTACAGGGCCAAGAGCTCGTTTCCCGGCGGGCGGATGGCGGTGACGGACAGGAAGGCGAGGCTGCTGCCTCGGAGCCTCGAAGCCGTGCCTGGGGAGGTGCGTTGGTTCGTTACAAAAATTCGTCTTGTTGCAGTTTGAAGATTCTCAACACAAAGATTCTTTTTAGACTCGGTTCTAGTTTTTGGGAATTTCGCGTACTCCAAGTTGCTACTTTTACCCCATTTTTTTGCTGGGATTTAGCTGATGGTGTTGGAGACAGCTGAGTTGCCGTTGGATTCATACTAAAATTTgatttgctgtttttttttttgataaaaaaatttgattgCTGTTGGTTTGTGCAGATGAACCTGACGATTTCGAAGGCCATGAGGTGGTGGGAGAAGGGGCTGCAGCCCAACATGCGGGAGATCGAGTGCGTGCAAGACCTCGTCGACTCCCTGCTCAACGCCGGCGACAAGCTCGTCGTCGTCGACTTCTTATCccccggctgcggtggctgcCGCGCTCTCCACCCCAAGGTAGGCACAACTCACAGCTGAAACATTCTTGCTCTGATTACAAGACATGCAATGAAAAGATTGCTTATTGGTCAATTGATTCTGCCGCGCAGATCGCTCAGTTTGCCGAGAAGAACCCGGATGTGCTGTTCCTGCAAGTGAACTACGAGACGCACAAGTCCATGTGCCACAGCCTCCATGTCCATGTCCTCCCTTTCTTCAGGTTCTACAGGGGAGCGCAGGGCCGGGTCAGCAGCTTCAGCTGCACCAATGCAACTGTAAGCCTCCCTACATTCCCTCTTAAATCACAAGAATCTGTAAATGAATTGCAACGTTGCTAATGTGCTTGTTGCAATTGTGTGTTCAGATCAAGAAGTTTAAGGACGCGCTCGCGAAGCACGGGCCGGACAGGTGCAGCCTCGGCCCTGCACGGGGGCTCGAGGAGTCGGAGCTCATTGCCTTGGCTGCGAACAGGGACCTGCAATTCACCTACGAGAAACCGGGCCTTGTCCCAATTGCAGAAGCCATTGCGAAGGAGGCTGCCGCACCCGGAAGCCCGTGGTTTCCTTTGCCTGCATCTCCGACGCAGTTGCTCACTCAGGGATCTGAGAGTTCCTTCTTGTCATCCGGAAGATAGACAGTGGTTTCTTGTTCATTGTTTGTACAGATTTACTGATTCTTGGTCTGATGTATGAGACATTGAGATGCAGATGCGCAGGGTTAGGCTTTTAGTTTGTAAGTCTGCTGATTACTACATTGTATATGTGTTGTGGTAGCTAGTCCTGTACTTGGTTGAGCTAATAGCATCCACATCTGGGTCGGGACTGTGCTTGGTTGAGCTATCTTGAAGCAATTTGTCGTTAACAGTGTCTAAATCATCTTGAATAAAGATATGGTTGATTTCAGCCAAACCTTCAAGAGCACCAAGAAACGAAAGGATAGTTGCCTTCTTGCCTTCTTGGCATTCCCATGGCAAGTGTCCTCGGCAACTTTCACAAATATGGACGCGAAGATcctaacacacacacacacacacacacatatataggaTCTACAtggagatagatagatagacagTTAGGATCTACATGGCCGGCATGGAGTCCTGGTGCGTGCGCTCAACGACAATGAGCACTACAAAATCCAAATCCACATGCCGTGTTCGCTGCCGGCAAAAAGAGaatctttttctcttattaGCACGACACCACCGGCGCCATGaccatatgtgtgtgtgtgtatatatatatatatatatatatatatatatatatatatatattctaaatATCAGAAGATATTAGAAATAAGATAAATGAATTACCTGTTTTATACTTCTATTGTATGCAGAGAAATTTCAGTTGGATGACCGAGCCTTGAAGACGCAAAGTACTGAACAAATAACAGATAATTAATTGGCGAGACGATCCAAATACAGCAACCGCATacagaaagccaaaaaaaaaaaaaaaactcacagaCCGAGTACAGAGTTAAGCAAGTTAGTGCAATTACCGTGATTCTCGAAGCTAAGTTGAGAGCTCGCCCAGCAGCCGTGCATAGTTCCATTGTCAACATAGTGGTTTCTGCATGCTACAATTTTCGCCAAACGAACGCATCAAATATTAATTAGAACTAAGAAGGGAGAAGGTCCAGCTAATTTCCGGTTCTTAATATTATTGAAAGATGAGGAAATTTCGGAAAACATGAGTGGAGGATGTAGCAAATATCTGGCCAttattttctcaatatttggtGCCGAAATGTTGTCCTGAACTTGAAATATTCGGCGGTTAACAAATCTTAGAACAATCCTTTCAAAAGACTGATGTCGTTTTTTAAGATAATTCGCCACATGCCATTGAACAAGTCCATGTTCTGCACTACGCCAAGCGTTCTGAGGTTGAAATGTGGGTCTTGAGCCCACAAATCAGTGAAACACCAGTGGCATATGTAGCACGTGTGAGATCATGAATGCTGaaaatttgttttattgtgGAATTGGCAAAAGCGAAGTGATTTAGATGATATGTATGTATtgatgtgcatgtgttgctAATATGTTGCTTGGATATGTTATTGGTAGCATAataatatttgtgattttgataTATATGTGTCGTGCGGATTGAAGCGACTCAAATTTGTGAGTACTTGTGCTTGGAATTGGTTGTTTGTTTATGTGCAGTTGTGTCCTGAATGCGGACGTGGTCGGTAACAGGACCGGGATTAAGTTCAGAGAGTAACTAAGATCAAGTCAGTCAGAAGGTCACGTGAAATGTTCGGGCTAGGGAACGATATATGTAAAGATGTATTGCATCATGAGACGTACACAGAGTTATACGGTCTAGTGCGCGGTGGATTGTGTCAATGACTTTTGAATGTGCACGGGTTTTGTTGTTTGCATGAACAGGAGCTGGCAGTGGGAGATGGTTCCGACGTGGCTCCATGGGGGCTTGTTGggatttttaatttattttaaataaaaaatgcaaatatatatatgtctgttttgaaaaattgcaaatctagCTCCTGTTGCCCGTTGAAAATTGCGAACGTAATATTTTCTCCATAGAAGACAAGAGActagatttgcaattttttcaaaacggatatatatatatatatatacacacacacaagtttttatttaaaaaataaaaaaatagaaaagctcCCCAATTGGCTGGGTGCAGCCCAGTGGAGCGCCCTAGCGCACAGGAGGGCAGGCGCGGTCAGCAGCTGGCATAGATGATGCGGTCCAGTTTGCACGGGTGAGTGGAGGCCCAGCAGCGCGAGGAGGCAGGCCACGAGCGACCGCACGCCAGGCGAGGCTGGCCAGGCTCGGCCCAGCGCGATATGGCAGCCCACGCGGGCTCACGGCCGCAAAGGCGGCGGTGGCCCAGTGCGCGTCGCGCGCGGGCGCAGGAAGCCCAGGCACGGCAGCAGTGCAGGCCCAGCACGCACGCGAAGCCCAGGCGGAGACTGTGTCCGAGTCGGTTACTGTGCGTACGattgaaaataaaagagaagctGTTGTCAGTGGTGCAACAGTGCAGAgggttttttttagaaaaaagaaaaaccattTAGGGTTTAGATTTATGTGGAGAATCTTTTAGGGATGCATCTTAtgaactcatctatgcaatgaagaTCAAATTTTATAAGTTGATGAGTTCGTAATTTCGTTTTCTCTCTACTTTTCTCGTTTTGTCGTTCCGAGTTGATTTTTGGGGGATTCTTCGGTCAATgcaatttgtttttgtttgatccatccaaaatcatTCTAGTGCATCAAGGTAAAGTTTTGAAAAGTTTGATTGACTGGATTTTCATAATTCTTGCATAATCGCAAAATTATGGTTTAATCTTTTTCATCAACATCTACCACAGTCTACTTGTAAAGATCATAACTCTTGATCCAGAGATCTAATTGTTTTTATTCTTTCTGGAATAGTTTCGTAACATTGTGTAGTTTCTACTGTTAAAATTTGAGGGAATTTGAACCGTCGGATCTTTCTGTACATCATTTTTAGTGCGCGATAGTAGTATGTCCAGAACTGATTACGAGATTAAATTGAATTTTTGTTTAGGGTAAATTAAAAGTTGCATTTAGCTTTCACAAGCATTCATCCCCTCCGATTACATATTTTGCGCTAATCAATCCTACATCATGCAAATGAACTTATTCAGTGGTGTTCTGCAGTACGCCCATCATTCTGAGTGTGAAATATGGGTCTGAGCCCACAAGTCAGTAACACCAGTGGCATGTGTGGCATGCAAATGAACTTATTCAGTGGTTTAGAGGGGTCAGGGCTgatatagttttgtaaaataattTTGTTTCATCGACAATATGACCACAATATTATATAGTAGACTCTCACAAGCCATGTGTTGAAAAAAGATCCAagataagaaaatatttttttaaaagacgTCACGAGCATTGCCGATATTATATTAGATAAAGAGAATTGACTTagtttatgagaaaaatcaGACTAAAAACCAAACAACGGGTCGGTTTAATAAGAGGGAAAACCAACAAAACCCTCCAAATGAGAGGATGATACAACTCATTAGGACTGTCGTAGGTTATCGTTGCCAAGCAAGAGCAGCTCTGACTTCCTACGGCGAAACACTACAACTATCTCAAACTTGCCACACCCACATCCCAATGGCCACCACTAATACTGCCGTGGGGACAACCGTGCACTGTTTTATTGTTGCTGAGCTCCATCGAACCGATGACGCAGCAGCTTCAACTTCAACACTGCACAGCTAGCACAACACGCATCAACCGTGTGCTGAGAGAGGTAGAGAGCATCCCAGTTTGAGGCAACAACTTATTGAAGAAACAAGCCTCCAAGCCTCCAAAGGTGTAGAAGTCCGTCGTGAGAGTGACCAGGTCCATGCCAAAGCCGAATGCCACTCCAAACCAAAGAAAAAGGACTCCAAAGCGAAGCCTCCAAGGAGGGCATGACTTCCAAGGACACCGCCATCGCCGATCCAGATGCTTGTAGCTAGGATTTCACCTAGAGGGTCCAAATCCACAAGTGTGAGTGTGGGAGGACAGAGGGGTTCTCGACAACGCCTCTACGGAGGGGAGTGGCGCCCAAAGGCATCACAATCACTGGTGTCAGCAAAAAACTGAGCAGGGCTTTCGCCTGAAACCCCCACCCAACCACTGAGAAAGCGTCCGCCATCCCCACCCACAAGCGCTATCCTTGAGTCAACACTATGCCATCGGGCTCCTGCGGGTCGAATTTGGGGAATGGAGACAGATCCAACAAGGGGAGGAGTGCAAGCAGTGGTGGGAGGCCCAGAGGCGGCCATCGTGCAGCCGTGTAGCGCCACAAGGATGCCCGACACCCAGATCAGGTGCCAACAAGCAGCAGATCCAACGTGGGGCGTGGTAGATCCGGCGTCGCCGCAGCAGAACCGGGCATTGCACCGACGCAACACACAACACAAGCAGCGAGCCACCACCCACGGTAGGCCAAGCGCTCTGCCCATGACAGCTACCACACCTCA from Phragmites australis chromosome 14, lpPhrAust1.1, whole genome shotgun sequence includes these protein-coding regions:
- the LOC133890039 gene encoding thioredoxin-like 1-1, chloroplastic, whose amino-acid sequence is MAEALCNGVVASLCGGDVGAGRPRGAAEPVPTGVYRAKSSFPGGRMAVTDRKARLLPRSLEAVPGEMNLTISKAMRWWEKGLQPNMREIECVQDLVDSLLNAGDKLVVVDFLSPGCGGCRALHPKIAQFAEKNPDVLFLQVNYETHKSMCHSLHVHVLPFFRFYRGAQGRVSSFSCTNATIKKFKDALAKHGPDRCSLGPARGLEESELIALAANRDLQFTYEKPGLVPIAEAIAKEAAAPGSPWFPLPASPTQLLTQGSESSFLSSGR